In Pan troglodytes isolate AG18354 chromosome 20, NHGRI_mPanTro3-v2.0_pri, whole genome shotgun sequence, the genomic window CCAGGGCTGCGCCGGGCGCTACTCGGCCTCTGGGCTGCTCTGGGCCTGGGGCTCTTCGGCCTCTCAGGTAAGAGCCCCGCTCTGGTTCGGGGTGGACAGGGCGGGGGCGGAGTCCCTGGACCTGAGAAACGGCCTCCTGTCCCTCCCAGCTCCGCCCTCGCCTCGCTCCCACGCCTCTGCCCCCACCTCGAGCCTGAgtcttctccccttccccctcctccccaacacacacccgAGCCCCAGCTTCCTGACTCCTCGATAGCCCCTACCCGCTTCGAGATCCTAGGTGTTCTTCCGCACCCAACCCTTCGCCCTGGAGACCCAGTGTCTCTCCTGTCCGCTCCCCGGGTACCTCCTTACGCTCTGCTGTGCACCATGGTCCACGGACTGGCATCTTCCCCACTCGCGGTCCGCGAAGACTCCATCTCTCCAACTACCCTGACTCAGAGGCGCTGTTCCCGCTCCACCCAGAGCCCTGGCAACCGGGTCCCTCAGCTGTTCCCGCGGTTCCTTCCATGAGCCCAGCCTTGCGTCCCGGCTCCGTGTTCTTCACCGGGTGTAGGGTCCTTCCTGATCCTTGACCCAGCCTCGTCTCTCCTTTGCCCTTGCCGCAAACGCACTCTCCTCGTATCCCGGCATTCTGCCAGGACCCTGAGAACTGGTTcatcccccatcccccatcccgGGTCCCCTTCTCTCAGCCTTGCTGTGTTCATCCAAGAACCCACCTTTCCTCTCCTCTACGCCCTCCCCCCATGCTTTCCCGCCGCTCCATCGGCGCTTTGGAGACCATGGCTCTCTGCTACCACGTCCCAGAGACACCCTCGAGGTTTAGACTCTGGGAGCGCGCCTTTAAACCGGAGGCCTGGGCAGGACGCGGGACGCCTGGGTTCTTTCCCTGGCTgcagcctctcctcctcctccccgccctCTGAGAACCCTTGACTCGACATAGGGGCGCTAAGATGTCAGGGAGTTGGCTCCCCAGGCTCAGCCCGCGTTTCCCTGGGCAGCGGTCTCGCAGGAGCCCTTCTGGGCGGACCTGCAGCCTCGCGTGGCGTTCGTGGAGCGCGGGGGCTCGCTGTGGCTGAATTGCAGCACCAACTGCCCTCGGCCGGAGCGCGGTGGCCTGGAGACCTCGCTGCGCCGAAACGGGACCCAGAGGGGTTTGCGTTGGTTGGCGCGGCAGCTGGTGGACATTCGCGAGCCGGAGACTCAGCCCGTCTGCTTCTTCCGCTGCGCGCGGCGCACACTACAGGCGCGTGGGCTCATTCGCACTTTCCGTGAGTTCTGGGTGGCCACGCGCGTACTCCActactctccctccctcccaggccccgccccctggGTCCCAGGGTCCTCCCCTTCAGGCCCCACCTTCTGTTCCAAGTCCCGGCGTTCAAAGAGCTGCGGACTCTTCCCCCTTGCAGAGCGACCAGATCGCGTAGAGCTGATGCCGCTGCCTCCCTGGCAGCCGGTGGGCGAGAACTTCACCCTGAGCTGTAGGGTCCCCGGCGCCGGGCCCCGTGCGAGCCTCACGCTGACCCTGCTGCGGGGCGCCCAGGAGCTGATCCGCCGCAGCTTCGCCGGTGAACCACCCCGAGCGCGGGGCGCGGTGCTCACAGCCACGGTACTGGCTCGGAGGGAGGACCATGGAGCCAATTTCTCGTGTCGCGCGGAGCTGGACCTGCGGCCGCACGGACTGGGACTGTTTGAAAACAGCTCGGCCCCCAGAGAGCTCCGAACCTTCTGTGAGTGGGTGTGGGGAGGAGATGGGGACCCAGTGGGGTCGGTCGGTGTTTAGGAGGTTTAGAGGTAGATACATCTGAATGCTGATCCCGACTTCAACCCTCGCCGGCTGAGCTGTTTCCCCCTCCGTGCCTTGAGGATGATAATACGATAAGATAGTGCATGTCAAGTGCTTAGGACATATTGAGCGCTCGGAGTTCGTTCAAACTTGGTTCTTCGACCCCTAGCCCTGTCTCCGGATCCCCCGCGCCTCGCTGCTCCCCGGCTCTTGGAAGTTGGCTCGGAAAGGCCCGTGAGCTGCACTCTGGACGGACTGTTCCCAGCCTCAGAGGCCAGGGTCTACCTCGCACTGGGGGACCAGAATCTGAGTCCTGATGTCACCCTCGAAGGGGACGCATTCGTGGCCACGGCCACAGCCACAGCTAGCGCAGAGCAGGAGGGTGCCAGGCAGCTGGTCTGCAACGTCACCCTGGGGGGCGAAAACCGGGAGACCCGGGAGAACGTGACCATCTACAGTAAGGAAGGAGGCGGGGTCTCCGCGGCTCCGAGGTGGGACCAGAGGAATGAGAAGGCGGGGCGAAGAGTGGGCGGGACCTCAGTACCGGAACAGGCGTGGCCCGAGTGTCCCGAGGGGGCGGGGCCGGTGGGGGCGGAGACGTAATCGCTGGGGAGGAGGAGCCTGTACAGCCTGAGAGGCGGGGCGCGGTACCCTAGTTCGGTCTCAGCACCCCGAGGATTCAGGCAGATAAAGGGCGGGCCTTGACCGGAGGGAGGGGTATGATCAGTATACTCCGACCAAATGCTCCGCCCCCAGGCTTCCCGGCACCACTCCTGACCCTGAGCGAACCCAGCGTCTCCGAGGGGCAGATGGTGACAGTAACCTGCTCAGCTGGGGCCCAAGCTCTGGTCACACTGGAGGGAGTTCCAGCCGCGGTCCCGGGGCAGCCCGCCCAGCTTCAGCTAAATGCCACCGAGAACGACGACAGACGCAGCTTCTTCTGCGACGCCACCCTCGACGTGGACGGGGAGACCCTGATCAAGAACAGGAGCGCAGAGCTTCGTGTCCTATGTGAGTTGGTGATAACCCctcgccccccacctcctggtgACTTCCAAGGACCCGCCTGCTCCCTCGCCGTGTCGTGGAGGCGGAGCCATTTCTTACGTCTAAGCCTCTGTAACCCCACGCCCTGCCCGCAGACGCTCCCCGGCTAGACGATTCGGACTGCCCCAGGAGTTGGACGTGGCCCGAGGGCCCAGAGCAGACGCTGCGCTGCGAGGCCCGCGGGAACCCAGAACCCTCAGTGCACTGTGCGCGCTCCGACGGCGGGGCCGTGCTGGCTCTGGGCCTGCTGGGTCCAGTCACTCGGGCGCTGTCAGGCACTTACCGCTGCAAGGCGGCCAATGATCAAGGCGAGGCAGTCAAGGACGTAACACTAACTGTGGAGTGTGAGTGGGGGTGCGCAGGGTGCATTTCTATCTGGTTCAGGGTCTGGAGGGTGGCCAGCCTCCAGGGAAGAGTAGGAGTAGGGTATGAGGTGTCCCTTTGGGTGAGGTTTTGGGAAAGGGAAGAGGCTGGTTAGTGGGGTTGGAGAAAGATCTTGGAGGATGGAAGGGACCGGGTGGGCGTGCCCCTAGCCTAGGGCGTGGTATTTGGGCGGAGTCGTGGAAAGGCGGGCAGTCCGGAGTGTTTAAGTTTTTAGACCGAAAAAGGCGCCACTGGTGGCTCAGGAAGCTCCCAGACAGAGTGCATGGCTCGACTAGCGTGACACCTCCTTGGATCGGCGTCCAAGGGTTATGCAGGGACAACACTTCGTGGAAGCCTTGCCGCACCAAGGAGGGTCTAGGGACGTCAGATTTGCCCCCAAACCCAACAATACACTCCCTCCTCCAGACGCACCAGCGCTGGACAGCGTGGGCTGCCCAGAACGCATTACTTGGCTGGAGGGAACAGAAGCCTCGCTGAGCTGTGTGGCGCACGGGGTACCGCCGCCTGATGTGATCTGCGTGCGCTCTGGAGAGCTCGGGGCCGTCATCGAGGGGCTGTTGCGTGTGGCCCGGGAGCATGCGGGCACTTACCGCTGCGAAGCCACCAACCCTCGGGGCTCTGCGGCCAAAAATGTGGCCGTCACGGTGGAATGTGAGTAGGGGCACCGCGGAGTTAGGCAGGATCTGTGGGACAACCCCGGCTGGACTTCCTGGCCCCCGTGTGAGCCCTTGCAATCCTGTTTCCCAGATGGCCCCAGGTTTGAGGAGCCGAGCTGCCCCAGCAATTGGACATGGGTGGAAGGATCTGGGCGCCTGTTTTCCTGTGAGGTCGATGGGAAGCCACAGCCAAGCGTGAAGTGCGTGGGCTCCGGGGGCGCCACTGAGGGGGTGCTGCTGCCGCTGGCACCCCCAGACCCTAGTCCCAGAGCTCCCAGAATCCCTAGAGTCCTGGCACCCGGTATCTACGTCTGCAACGCCACCAACCGCCACGGCTCCGTGGCCAAAACAGTCGTCGTGAGCGCGGAGTGTGAGCGAGGCCCAGGCGGGTAGGGAGCAGGGGTGCCCCACGGTCCAGGCACTCCCTGACATCCCCCATGGCTGCTTTGCAGCGCCACCGGAGATGGATGAATCTACCTGCCCAAGTCACCAGACGTGGCTGGAAGGGGCTGAGGCTTCCGCGCTGGCCTGCGCCGCCCGGGGTCGCCCTTCCCCAGGAGTGCGCTGCTCTCGGGAAGGCATCCCATGGCCTGAGCAGCAGCGCGTGTCCCGAGAGGACGCGGGCACTTACCACTGTGTGGCCACCAATGCGCATGGCACGGACTCCCGGACCGTCACTGTGGGCGTGGAATGTGAGTGGGGGCAGCACCGGATGGAGGGGACACGGTCCTCGGAAGAATGACTCGCAGCGGTGGGAGCATTCAAGGGCACCTCTCCCAATCCCATTCTCGGGGACAGGGAATTCCAGCCTAAACCAGGGGGTAATGAAAAttctagccaggcgcagtggctcaggtctgtaatcccaacactttggaaggttgaggcggatgaatcacttgaggccaggagttcgagaccagcccggccaacatggcgaaaacccgtctctacaaaaattagccagtcgtggtggtgggcgcctgtggtcccagctacttgggaggctgaggcaggagaatcgcttgagcctgggaggcagagttgcagggagccgagatcccgccactgcactccagcctgggcaacagagtgagactctttcttaggaaaaaaaaaaaaaagaaaattctagggAATAGAAGCACGGCCCTCCTCAAATCCTGGATTAGAACACTGACCTGGGCTTCACCTCCTTCCATTCGGTGAAGAAGGGCGAGGAATTTTAGCCGCAACAGCAGCCTGATTGTCGGGGAAGGAGGCTCTGATAGGAGGCAGGATCCTCTTCTGCCCATCAGAGGCGCGGTGGTCTCCCATCGATCGTTGTGGGCCGGAGCAGGGCATTTGATCAGTGGCTGGGCCGGCGCTAAGCCCCACTTCACCTTCTGTGCCCTTCAGACCGGCCAGTGGTGGCGGAACTTGCTGCCTCGCCCCCTGGAGGCGTGCGCCCAGGCGGAAACTTCACGTTGACCTGCCGCGCGGAGGCCTGGCCTCCAGCCCAGATCAGCTGGCGCGCGCCCCCGGGGGCCCTCAACATCGGCCTGTCGAGCAACAACAGCACCCTGAGCGTGGCAGG contains:
- the ICAM5 gene encoding intercellular adhesion molecule 5 isoform X2, whose translation is MPGPSPGLRRALLGLWAALGLGLFGLSAVSQEPFWADLQPRVAFVERGGSLWLNCSTNCPRPERGGLETSLRRNGTQRGLRWLARQLVDIREPETQPVCFFRCARRTLQARGLIRTFQRPDRVELMPLPPWQPVGENFTLSCRVPGAGPRASLTLTLLRGAQELIRRSFAGEPPRARGAVLTATVLARREDHGANFSCRAELDLRPHGLGLFENSSAPRELRTFSLSPDPPRLAAPRLLEVGSERPVSCTLDGLFPASEARVYLALGDQNLSPDVTLEGDAFVATATATASAEQEGARQLVCNVTLGGENRETRENVTIYSFPAPLLTLSEPSVSEGQMVTVTCSAGAQALVTLEGVPAAVPGQPAQLQLNATENDDRRSFFCDATLDVDGETLIKNRSAELRVLYAPRLDDSDCPRSWTWPEGPEQTLRCEARGNPEPSVHCARSDGGAVLALGLLGPVTRALSGTYRCKAANDQGEAVKDVTLTVEYAPALDSVGCPERITWLEGTEASLSCVAHGVPPPDVICVRSGELGAVIEGLLRVAREHAGTYRCEATNPRGSAAKNVAVTVEYGPRFEEPSCPSNWTWVEGSGRLFSCEVDGKPQPSVKCVGSGGATEGVLLPLAPPDPSPRAPRIPRVLAPGIYVCNATNRHGSVAKTVVVSAESPPEMDESTCPSHQTWLEGAEASALACAARGRPSPGVRCSREGIPWPEQQRVSREDAGTYHCVATNAHGTDSRTVTVGVEYRPVVAELAASPPGGVRPGGNFTLTCRAEAWPPAQISWRAPPGALNIGLSSNNSTLSVAGAMGSHGGEYECAATNAHGRHARRITVRVAGQTVSSPGHED
- the ICAM5 gene encoding intercellular adhesion molecule 5 isoform X1, producing MPGPSPGLRRALLGLWAALGLGLFGLSAVSQEPFWADLQPRVAFVERGGSLWLNCSTNCPRPERGGLETSLRRNGTQRGLRWLARQLVDIREPETQPVCFFRCARRTLQARGLIRTFQRPDRVELMPLPPWQPVGENFTLSCRVPGAGPRASLTLTLLRGAQELIRRSFAGEPPRARGAVLTATVLARREDHGANFSCRAELDLRPHGLGLFENSSAPRELRTFSLSPDPPRLAAPRLLEVGSERPVSCTLDGLFPASEARVYLALGDQNLSPDVTLEGDAFVATATATASAEQEGARQLVCNVTLGGENRETRENVTIYSFPAPLLTLSEPSVSEGQMVTVTCSAGAQALVTLEGVPAAVPGQPAQLQLNATENDDRRSFFCDATLDVDGETLIKNRSAELRVLYAPRLDDSDCPRSWTWPEGPEQTLRCEARGNPEPSVHCARSDGGAVLALGLLGPVTRALSGTYRCKAANDQGEAVKDVTLTVEYAPALDSVGCPERITWLEGTEASLSCVAHGVPPPDVICVRSGELGAVIEGLLRVAREHAGTYRCEATNPRGSAAKNVAVTVEYGPRFEEPSCPSNWTWVEGSGRLFSCEVDGKPQPSVKCVGSGGATEGVLLPLAPPDPSPRAPRIPRVLAPGIYVCNATNRHGSVAKTVVVSAESPPEMDESTCPSHQTWLEGAEASALACAARGRPSPGVRCSREGIPWPEQQRVSREDAGTYHCVATNAHGTDSRTVTVGVEYRPVVAELAASPPGGVRPGGNFTLTCRAEAWPPAQISWRAPPGALNIGLSSNNSTLSVAGAMGSHGGEYECAATNAHGRHARRITVRVAGPWLWVAVGGAAGGAALLAAGAGLAFYVQSTACKKGEYNVQEAESSGEAVCLNGAGGGAGGAAGAEGGPEAAGGAAESPAEGEVFAIQLTSA